In a single window of the Paramisgurnus dabryanus chromosome 23, PD_genome_1.1, whole genome shotgun sequence genome:
- the exoc3l1 gene encoding exocyst complex component 3-like protein isoform X2 produces MSINHCQLLAAVSNLPRLYKVQSMVLETERLVESRRLLEAHARLMELEHWQDEVLLQLRGPRVALGTGLTSEDEDLVRNYFSGVGRLVDALAKELWAVVGSGLSLSRQNPTPFVSAVRIVEREEALDQFFLEERRSIGHSRPMPPGRPRCWRERFFKVMEDAASARFRSISYLHTRGPGLASHLSALQHGIMGDLATVRHILEQCVPPHYHLTRAYLRSCHQFLQAHLGLVSGWELESGEIFAVLNWVLHIYSSSEMMGDPDLEPELDVKDLGPLISQEGLEQLQNKYVQKVRKSVSEWMQKALEVELTDWQRDQEPDIDHEGCYHTSLPTIITQMLEENSRVALMISEVLRDQTIQMGLYEMENLLIRFRDAIIEFGKEHRKNPATNSNKFYLHYLLACINNCIILKTSTESLQQQLCSYPSNRFSRIPLGPQAGLDRAVRKACRLVMDHLLSDLQPHLQELLSRTWLVQEDVTQKMCGVLEHHCDLYNRVRQPCRQRLKEECQWLTVVEYIRALMQKRLVCRSEDERCHLAQRLSQDAQQLREHFQNTGTDGTTGEVNPTALILALADLINVKDPGMLTLEISELVTKYPDISEEHVSVLLDVRGDVPKDVRGSVLDFLEQSAPAVPSGYRSIFSEILVPSSRKQFCLPTAKCT; encoded by the exons ATGTCAATCAATCACTGCCAGCTCCTTGCTGCAGTTAGCAACTTGCCACGCCTTTATAAAG TGCAAAGTATGGTGCTTGAGACAGAGAGGCTAGTGGAGTCTAGGAGGCTACTAGAGGCTCATGCTCGGCTAATGGAACTAGAGCACTGGCAGGATGAAGTTCTGCTACAGCTCCGTGGACCTAGGGTAGCATTGGGAACAGGACTAACTTCTGAGGATGAGGATTTGGTGCGGAATTATTTCTCAGGTGTTGGACGCTTGGTGGATGCACTTGCCAAGGAGCTTTGGGCAGTGGTTGGGAGTGGGTTGTCACTCTCTCGCCAAAACCCCACACCTTTTGTGTCGGCTGTACGTATAGTGGAACGTGAAGAAGCATTAGATCAGTTCTTTCTGGAGGAGCGAAGGTCTATAGGACATAGCAGACCTATGCCCCCTGGGAGACCACGATGCTGGAGAGAACGTTTTTTCAAG GTCATGGAGGATGCAGCATCAGCCCGCTTCCGTAGCATTTCCTACTTGCACACCCGAGGACCAGGGCTTGCTAGTCACTTGTCTGCACTACAGCATGGTATAATGGGAGATCTTGCAACAGTGCGGCATATTTTGGAACAGTGTGTTCCACCTCACTATCATCTAACAAGAGCCTACCTGCGCTCCTGCCACCAGTTCTTGCAGGCCCATCTTGGGCTAGTAAGTGGATGGGAGCTAGAAAGTGGGGAAATTTTTGCGGTTCTTAACTGGGTTCTGCACATTTACAGCAG CTCAGAGATGATGGGTGATCCAGACCTTGAGCCTGAGCTAGACGTCAAGGACCTAGGACCTCTGATATCTCAGGAAGGTCTCGAGCAGCTACAGAATAAATACGTACAAAAAGTTCGG AAGAGTGTCTCAGAGTGGATGCAAAAGGCTCTAGAGGTGGAGCTGACAGACTGGCAGAGGGACCAAGAACCAGACATTGACCATGAGGGCTGCTATCACACCAGCCTTCCAACCATCATCACTCAG ATGCTAGAAGAAAATTCACGAGTGGCGTTGATGATAAGTGAAGTTCTGCGGGATCAGACAATCCAAATGGGTCTTTATGAGATGGAAAACCTTCTTATCCG ATTTCGAGATGCAATCATAGAATTTGGTAAGGAGCATCGCAAGAATCCAGCAACAAACAGTAACAAGTTCTATCTCCATTATCTCCTGGCCTGCATCAACAACTGCATCATCCTCAA aaCCTCCACAGAAAGTCTGCAGCAGCAGTTGTGTTCCTACCCTTCAAACCGGTTTTCCCGTATTCCACTCGGGCCTCAGGCCGGTCTGGATCGTGCTGTGAGAAAGGCCTGTCGCCTAGTCATGGACCATCTACTGTCTGACTTGCAGCCACACCTACAAGAACTCCTGTCTCGTACCTGGCTGGTCCAGGAAGATGTAACCCAAAAAATGTGTGGGGTTCTGGAACATCACTGTGACTTGTACAACAGAGTGCGTCAGCCTTGTCGGCAG AGACTAAAGGAAGAATGTCAGTGGTTAACTGTTGTTGAGTATATTCGTGCACTGATGCAGAAGAGACTGGTCTGTCGAAGTGAAGATGAGCGATGCCATTTGGCCCAGCGTTTATCACAGGATGCTCAGCAGCTAAGAGAACACTTTCAGAACACG GGGACTGATGGAACAACAGGTGAAGTGAATCCCACCGCTTTGATACTTGCACTGGCAGATTTAATAAATGTGAAAGATCCAGGCATGTTAACACTGGAGATTTCTGAATTGGTAACCAAGTATCCTGATATTAG TGAGGAACATGTCTCTGTGCTGTTGGATGTAAGAGGGGATGTCCCCAAAGATGTTCGGGGGTCTGTACTAGATTTTCTGGAGCAGAGTGCCCCAGCTGTACCGTCAGGATACCGCTCAATCTTCTCAGAAATACTTGTACCCTCTTCCAGGAAACAGTTTTGTCTGCCTACGGCAAAGTGCACTTGA